DNA sequence from the Glycine soja cultivar W05 chromosome 18, ASM419377v2, whole genome shotgun sequence genome:
aagttctttgcgaagactcaataactaagatgcattaaaattacattctacatgtttgctaaagcatgggcATTGAGGCATTAAGTCATGTTGACccaataatttctttcttttattgttctattaagcgttaccctctcccgagtggtcTAACCCTTAAAATCGATTCACGCATTCATTCCTTATCCCTAATTAGgttttaccctctcccgagtggcctaaagACTAACAGAAAACAAAGTCCGAGAGATGGAGAGTAggcaagaaagaaaagcagataAAAGATACCGGAAGAAAAACCCTTTAAAAGATAACCTGATAATTTCCAGCTTTTAGTGTTCtcttaagcgttaccctctccaAGTGGCCTAATCCTTAAAACAGATTCAAGTATTCATTTCTTACCCCTtattaggctttaccctctcccgagtggactaaaCCCTAACAGAAATCAAGTTCAAAGATACAggatgtaaaaagaaagaacggtaaataaataaagaacctGGAGGGAAttcctctttttattgataactcttgaaatgctccatacatcattttttttattgataactcttgaaatgcTCCATACATCATTGGCTCCATACGccatgagggctttacaatgagaggaggggtgaaagaaaagagagtaaatgaaacccctaggagagggggttCTGTGGTGGTGTGATCTTTTCCCTTGGACTCGctttctatttatagctgctgaagtgggctttggACCTTCGTAGGCGTGCGTATTGGACTGGgccttcttcaaattttcttcttttcttcaatccctttttgcttgttacacctccaATTTTATATCTGCaaccaaaaattcaatttaattaaatctttccaaattaaagcataaataactgctaaataattaattctaagtTAATTTTAGACCGATTTTCCACTATTAATTCactattatttagcagttatcagaaGTGGAAGAAACTCACTTTCTCTAGCTATTCTCccaattaacatttttatatatttttcttgtatGATTTCTTGATATTCTCGTAtccaaatatatttatcaaattatttttgaaaagtagTTTAggaaattattttatgtcatctccttttgaaacaaaaaaaaaattattaaaaaaattctcaactACACAATAGAAACGTACATATTTCTATCGTTAATAGAGGATGTGAAAAAAATATGCTACAACCAAAATGCATTCTTGTTTTATGTAGCTAGACATTCAATTATATAATGGAAACAAGTTTCTTGTTGTATAAGTCATGGATATACccaatgaaatttttgttgtggGGGCATtctcatcaatatttttttataaaaaaaaattggaggggTATAGCAAGTCACGAGTGCCAATAGCAAAACCCTAACAAAAATGATACCACATTGGATCTAACTTGGTTAACAAATTACTATTTTTGAAACGTAGTAtcgaatttaaaaaaattcatggaCTAATATGAAATAAGTGAAGTTTTTTAAAGaccaaaactaatattttagatACTTAACGTTATATTTTAAGAATCTAAAATTCAATTGGtttcttttttatcagcaaaataaactttatatataaaagaggaTAAAGGATACTTGGattactcaacccttacaagcTATGAAACTAGTAAACTAGCACCCAGCTATAATTGGAATATTATCCTCTTTCCCCCTTGGGATGAACAAGAAAAAGACTTTGCTATTGGTATATACGTAAAACATTTCATGGATCAATTGCTTTTTAACTCTTCAACTTATTATTACCTGCATCAAGAAGATTTGACAATATTTGAACCTGAATCATACTTGCAAATGGAGGCAGAAGTTGCAACCAAAAATTAATCGTAGGCAAGcagttattaataaataaaatttctaaattgCAATTAACTTTTCAACGATAGGATGGGTACATATACTGGCTACACAACATACCCCGTAGCGTTTAAAAGTACAAAAATTACATCACAAATAATACTTCCTAAGGTGACAAACATATTGAATTCTTTAGATAAGCCACCGAAGATTATTCACGTGCAAACAAGATATGTATAAATTTGTATGAAATTTGAGAGGGGCATGCATTAACGTGTCTATAAAGTGCACTTTCCTACGAAGGTTTTAAGAGCAattcttgttcaatttcaggACCCTTGCTCAagaaatttctcaagaactCTTCATATGTAATGGACCCGTAGATTGGGCGAGCACCAGAACTTAACAAAGGCTTTGCAGGTTCTATAATCTGTTTATTTGTTGGACGGATGAAATATGCAACAGTGGTCCTCCCAATGCCTGAATTTGTGACAACACGGTGTTCAGCACCAACCAACCTTCCATTGCTAATGATCTGCACAGTGATAAGTCACAGACATTAAGTTGAATTTCATCATGCAAAACCTTATCAAATCATGAATGAGAATTAGGAACCAAATCACTTGACCTATTTACCCTTTTCATgttttcctaattaaaaataacgcATGGtcgatcattaaaaaaataaaattggaaaagACTATAAGAATATACTATTCATTCTTGGtaccacaactcaatttttaatttgagagAACAGAGAAAGAAATAAGACACGAGAGCTAGTAATTTCAATCCCATTAAGTAATTAATCATCATCTAACACTTAGATGTGATGTGTTAGAAAAAAGTGTACAAATACTATGTCAACTAAACATATTATAATTATCTTCtaagaaaagaaattatatataaaaaattattatttaaattttaatataatattaattatttttttacttatattttttataatattaataatcgataaaaaaaattataaataaaataatgataatataagattaattttataaaattattactcttttttttatttttaattgtataaaataatttaaaataactattattttgTAGAGTATATCAATGTCaaatagtttattaatttcTGAGCCGACATGATGGATAAATATGTACCTGCAACATAAGCCCAATGTTCACCACAAAAGCATAAGGAATTGGTTCAACAACAATCCATTCCCCATCCTTGAAGACTTGAAGTGCATTTATATCATTTTCTTGAAGCAGAATGGTTGCAAGGTTAGGATCTCGGTGCTTGGGAGCTCCCAAAGTTAAAGTTGGTTCTGGGCAAGGCGGGTAGTGATGAGCTAGCAATAATGGACTATCACTAAGTTCACCACAACAGTAATTTTGGTCAAGTCCTAATCCTTCACATAACAGCTCCAAAATTTTGAGTCCTAGTGTTCTCATTTCTTGTGCGTATTTCGCAACAACTTCACTGCAATGTGccatcaccaaaaaaaaagaagttaaattaTTGAACATTAAACTAATAGCCAATTTGTAGTGGACACCAATaactttttcattaatttttgttttcattaattAGAATGAGTTGAGTtttaaaagaagataaataatACTCACTCAAGtcttaaatataaaagagaaaaaaaaatgattctcaatgactaaaaaattagttaattacatttaattatatcaatCTCCGTTAGCAACTAAATTTTTCCTTATAATTTATTCTGCATTGAAACtaaattagttaattacatttaactatatcaaacttgatatatgaaataaaaaagattcaTTGGAACTATAACCTTAATTAAATGaaggatattttaaaataatagcattaaatgaaataaaattagttaatttttttatatttaggataaagaaaaatatatttattctttttcttatatatgaaatctcagagagaatattatttttcttgataaGATTAGGATCA
Encoded proteins:
- the LOC114394928 gene encoding protein DOWNY MILDEW RESISTANCE 6-like, whose amino-acid sequence is MDQKLVSSWFHLHSSVPLSYVQPPESRPGMVEASSKRKIPVVDLGLHDRAETLKQILKASEEFGFFQVINHGVSKELMDETLDIFKEFHAMPAEEKIRESSRDPNGSCRLYTSREINDKDVVQFWRDTLRHICPPSGEFMEFLPQKPAKYHEVVAKYAQEMRTLGLKILELLCEGLGLDQNYCCGELSDSPLLLAHHYPPCPEPTLTLGAPKHRDPNLATILLQENDINALQVFKDGEWIVVEPIPYAFVVNIGLMLQIISNGRLVGAEHRVVTNSGIGRTTVAYFIRPTNKQIIEPAKPLLSSGARPIYGSITYEEFLRNFLSKGPEIEQELLLKPS